DNA sequence from the Vicinamibacterales bacterium genome:
GGACGCGCGCGTCCGATCCCGGTCGGCCTCGTCGTAGTAGCGCAGCCCCGGCTGCGTGCCTGCCGGGCCCGACTCATAGTCGATGCCGCTCAGGATATAGCCGTCGCCGCGCCGGCTTCCCGCGTCGAAGGTGGCTCTCACGGTGGCCCGGTTGTACAGGTTGGCGTCATAGGCCAACCGGAACGTGTTCTCCGACACGTCACTGAAGCCGCGTCCCTCGCGCTCGAACATCTCGTTGGCGTATCCCACGCGGAGCGACCCCATGTCGCGCAACCCGAACGTGGCGTTGGCATCGAAGTTCTTGCGCGTGATGTGGAAATACTCCGAGTAGCCCTCGACGAACGGCGTGGTCGGCTCGTCCGCCAGTTCCTCGGGCACGCCGTCGAAGCGCACGTACTCGCGGCCGTCGAAGTGCGGGGTGTTGTTGTCGTGCTCGTTGTAGCGGTAGCGCGCCTGGATGGTCAGGTACCGCATCGGCCGGCTGGTGAGGTTGAACAGCGCGTTCAGGCTGTTCACCTCGGCCTGCGCCGAGGCACGGGGAAGGGCGCGCAAGCCGTGGAATGCATCCAGCACGACGGCGTTATTGATCGACGAATTGAGCGTCCACGGTAACAGCGACTCGTTCTGCCGCATGTAGGTCAGCTGCACGTTGCCGTTGACCGTGGTCTTGGGCAACACCTTGTACATTCCGGTCAAGCCAAACGAGTTGAGCGTGTTGCTCGGCCAGAGGGCGGCTTGCCCAAGCGCCGGACCATTGCCGTTGCTGTAGGCGCTCGCGTCATAGGGACCGCTCGGGGGCAGCAGGCCATTATTGAAGTCGGTCGCCCGAATCGGGTTGTCCCAGGTCAGCGTCTGCACGCTGTTCTCGAAGAAGCTGCCCCAGTAGTTCAGGCGGAACATGCCCTTGGCATTCACCCACTCGGTACCGGCCTTGAGCTCGTTGTTGCGGTGATCGATGGGTGCCGCCAGCTCGTTGGCGTTGTTGAAGGCGAAGGACGCCGCCCACGGCATCGAGCCGTTGCGGCCGGTTGACGAGAAGTCCGCGTCGATGTCAAACGACGGCGTCGCCGAGTATTTGAATTTTACTCCGGCGATGCTGCGCAGCACTTCCATGTCGTCCGGCCGCAGCAACTGGTTGTAGATCGACCGGTTGGCCCTGGCCGCCGCCGCCGTGGTGGCGTTGCAGGAGGTCGGCCCGCTGCCCGGGGCGCAGGGTACACCCACCGCCGTGCCGTCGCCCGCCACGTTGGTTGGCCCCTGGATGGCCTGGCGCGCGGCCGCATCCAGCGTGAACCGCCCGTTGCCTTCGTTCTTCCACACCAGCGGCGCGTCGTACAGGTAGTTCAAGGGAATCGAGTCGTACACGCCGCTCATGGTGAATTTCCCGTTGGTGTACTCGGCCGAGTAGCGCTGATCGCGGTAGCCCATGTTGGAGGCCTTGGCCTCAAACCGGTACTTCTCGGTGTCCTTCTTCATCTCGAAGAGCGTCGTCGCGCCTGGGCGCAGGTCCCGGTAGCGCTCGAAGCGCGCTTCGTCACCATCAATGCTGCCGCCACGGAACCCGAAGTCGGCCAGGCCCACGGTGGGCACGCCGGCGGGAGGCAGGGGCTTGGTCGGCGGCGTCTGGGCCTGCGCCAGATGGGCGGAGGCCAGCAGCAGTGCCGCACAGATTGCTATCGTTCGTTTGCGCATCGCATGCCTCCAATCACCGCAGGAAGAATTTGCCGTTCGGGTGGTTCGACCCGTGAACCTGCTGATGGCAGTTCGCGCAGGACTTGCCGTACATCTTGTTGGCGTTCTGCGTGTTGTTCAGGGTAGAGCCCTCGTAAACGGTTGGAGGGTGCCGCGAGGTCACATGACACCGCTGGCACAGGAACGGCAGCTTCGCGACCAGCATCCGGTCGTTGTTGCTGCCGTGCGAGTCGTGACAGGTCGTGC
Encoded proteins:
- a CDS encoding MtrB/PioB family outer membrane beta-barrel protein; the encoded protein is MRKRTIAICAALLLASAHLAQAQTPPTKPLPPAGVPTVGLADFGFRGGSIDGDEARFERYRDLRPGATTLFEMKKDTEKYRFEAKASNMGYRDQRYSAEYTNGKFTMSGVYDSIPLNYLYDAPLVWKNEGNGRFTLDAAARQAIQGPTNVAGDGTAVGVPCAPGSGPTSCNATTAAAARANRSIYNQLLRPDDMEVLRSIAGVKFKYSATPSFDIDADFSSTGRNGSMPWAASFAFNNANELAAPIDHRNNELKAGTEWVNAKGMFRLNYWGSFFENSVQTLTWDNPIRATDFNNGLLPPSGPYDASAYSNGNGPALGQAALWPSNTLNSFGLTGMYKVLPKTTVNGNVQLTYMRQNESLLPWTLNSSINNAVVLDAFHGLRALPRASAQAEVNSLNALFNLTSRPMRYLTIQARYRYNEHDNNTPHFDGREYVRFDGVPEELADEPTTPFVEGYSEYFHITRKNFDANATFGLRDMGSLRVGYANEMFEREGRGFSDVSENTFRLAYDANLYNRATVRATFDAGSRRGDGYILSGIDYESGPAGTQPGLRYYDEADRDRTRASVIFSVNPAPMVDVFVQWSTTKDTFLADESIPAGREYFGLMSQDVDAVVAGLNLNPNDTVHFGLSWGRDKFDALQKSRNSNPPPDASWIDPSRNWTLDNNEVVNTFMTYLDLNGLAGAKADVRFSYELNDSDNAFTYGGPRISALQATNAFVPLPNVVNEWQRFAVDLKYFLTSAVGAGIGYAYDKQSITDWNTIDSNGPVGFTDATGIPRIDWLGSLRTGYGNRPYEGHRVFVRLLYRF